The sequence GGAAGGCGGCCGCGGCCGGCGGGAAGGCCGTGCGCGCGTAGCCGACGACGGCGACGACCGGCGCGTCCGCCAGCCGCACCCGATGGGCGGCGAGATCCGCGCGGACCGCGGCGTCGGGCACCAGCGCCACGCCGAGCCCGGCGGCCGCGAGGCGCGCGGCGGCGTCGACCGTGCGGGTCTCGACGGTGGCCCGCGGGGTGAATCCGGCGGCCCCACAGGCCTCCAGGACCAGCGTCCGCAGGCCGTGCCCCGGCGCGTACAGCACCCAGTCGACGGCGGCGAAGGCGCGCAGCGGCACCCCGGCCGTCCCGGCCCGCGGGTCGCTCGCGGGCACGACCAGCGCGTAGCGCTCGTCACCGAGAAAGCGCACCGGCCCGGCCCAGTCCGGCGGCCTGGCGCCGATCGCGAGGTCGGCCCGGCCCTCGGCCATGAACTCCTCCAGGCCAAGCCGGTCCGGGAACTCGGTCAGTCGTGGCGGCACGTCGGGGAAGCGGTCCCGGAAGCGCGCGATCGCGTCCGGCAGCACCCAGGTGGCGAGCGACGTCAGGGTGGCGATGTGCAGCGTGCCGCCGTCCAGGCCGGCGGCCGCGCGGGCCCGGATCACCGCGGTGCCGGCGTCGGCGAGCAGGCCGCGGGCGGCGTCGAGGAAGGCCCGGCCGGCCGGCGTGAGCCGCGCGCCCCGGCTGGAGCGTTCCAGCAGCTCGGCGCCGAGCTGCCGTTCCAGGGCCCGGATCTGCTGGGACAGCGACGGCTGGGCGACCAGCAGCCGGGCCGCCGCCGCGGTGAAGGACTGCTCCTCGGCGACGGCGACGAAGTAGGCCACCTGCCGTAGATCCAGCCACGGCTGCCGGGACCCCGGGCCGGTCGGCTTCGGGGCGACGGCCGGACCGGTGGGCCCGGGACCGCCCGCCTTTGAGTCCCGTGGGGCATCCATAGCAGTTTTCTATAGCTCCAGGTGGGTTTGCGTCTTGGACCTCGGGTCAGGAAGAAGGGACGATGACCGTGGCGACTCGCGACGAGGCGAGCGCCCACGATCACCCGCCTGGCAACGACGCCGTGGCTCGCCACACAACCGGTGTTCCCGCCAGCCTCAGTCTGTCCCGGTCGGCCATGGGCACCAGTACCTCGTTCGCAGTCCAGGGCTGCCCGGCCGTGCCGAGACCCGGCCAGGCCAGCCCCGCGGGTTTGATCGGAGACAGATGCGCGACCCGAACCTCCCGGCCGGATCCCCTCAGTCCGGCCCCGGCGACGCGGTGGGCGTCACCGTCCTCGCCGGCGGCCGAGTGATCGACCCGGCGAACCGTTTCGACGGGATCGCGGACGTGGTCTGCGCGAACGGCAGGATCGTCGCGGTCGGGCCGGGCGCGGGAGCCGCCTATGCGGCGCCGGGCGCCACGGCCGCCCTTGCCGCCCCCGGCGTCACGGTCGCCCCCGGCGTCACGGCCGCACCCGGCACCCCAGCGGCCTCGGCGGTGTCCCGACCCCCCGCGGGGCCCGTCGAGGTCATCGACTGCACCGGCCTGATCGTCACCCCGGGCCTCATCGACCTCCATGTGCACGTCTACCCCGGCCTCGGCGACTTCTGCGTCCATCCGGACCGGGCCGGCGTCGAGGTCGGCGTCCCGGTCGTCATCGACGGCGGCACCTCGGGCGTGCGGACGCTGGGCATCTCCCGGGCGTTCGCGCAGGGCCCCGGGGTGCGGACCCGGGTGCTCGCGTTCATGGACCCGTGCCTGCTCTACCTGGCGACGAAGGACTTCATCGCGCACCGCCTGGAGATCGCCAACGACCCGCGCAACCTCGACCTGGACGCCGCCGCGGCGGCCGTCGAGCAGAACCGGGACTACGTCATCGGCTTCAAGGTCCGCGCGACGACCACCGAGGACGACCGGGTCTCGCCGTTCCTGGAAGGCGCCAAGTCCATCGCCGGCGACCTGCCGATCATGATCCATCTGGGCAAGTACCCGTACACGAAGAGCCTGACGAACCTGGACGCGCTGGCGGCACTGCGCCCCGGCGACATCGTCACGCACGCCTTCCGCGGCCACTCGGGCGCGTTGGTGAACGGCGCGCCCGGCGGCGGGACCGGGCGCGCCGCGGCCGACCAGGTCGCCGTCCACCCGGTGTTCGCCGACGCGGTCGCCCGGGGGGTCCGGCTCGACCTGGGCCACTCCGGCTCGGACTTCCGGTTCGCCGCCGCCCGGGCGCTGCTGGACCTCGGCTACGCGCCGGACACGATCAGCACCGACCTGAACCTGTTCAACGAGGACGGCCCGGTCTACTCGCTGCCGGAGACGCTGTCGAAGATCTGGGCGCTGGGCG is a genomic window of Pseudofrankia inefficax containing:
- a CDS encoding LysR family transcriptional regulator, with amino-acid sequence MAYFVAVAEEQSFTAAAARLLVAQPSLSQQIRALERQLGAELLERSSRGARLTPAGRAFLDAARGLLADAGTAVIRARAAAGLDGGTLHIATLTSLATWVLPDAIARFRDRFPDVPPRLTEFPDRLGLEEFMAEGRADLAIGARPPDWAGPVRFLGDERYALVVPASDPRAGTAGVPLRAFAAVDWVLYAPGHGLRTLVLEACGAAGFTPRATVETRTVDAAARLAAAGLGVALVPDAAVRADLAAHRVRLADAPVVAVVGYARTAFPPAAAAFLDLFSTLKVPGLVHPPAAP
- a CDS encoding amidohydrolase/deacetylase family metallohydrolase, whose product is MRDPNLPAGSPQSGPGDAVGVTVLAGGRVIDPANRFDGIADVVCANGRIVAVGPGAGAAYAAPGATAALAAPGVTVAPGVTAAPGTPAASAVSRPPAGPVEVIDCTGLIVTPGLIDLHVHVYPGLGDFCVHPDRAGVEVGVPVVIDGGTSGVRTLGISRAFAQGPGVRTRVLAFMDPCLLYLATKDFIAHRLEIANDPRNLDLDAAAAAVEQNRDYVIGFKVRATTTEDDRVSPFLEGAKSIAGDLPIMIHLGKYPYTKSLTNLDALAALRPGDIVTHAFRGHSGALVNGAPGGGTGRAAADQVAVHPVFADAVARGVRLDLGHSGSDFRFAAARALLDLGYAPDTISTDLNLFNEDGPVYSLPETLSKIWALGVPLVDVIAMATVNSAASIRRSDVLGTLGVGRAAEVSVLRVDEGPAAFSDGFETVAGERRLAPVGCVRGGTWIEATGPFSRAAASVAAARAEADAAGLPRRRAGSAAAEAAAESARFGMPAGAGPALTSQAR